The Schistocerca nitens isolate TAMUIC-IGC-003100 chromosome 6, iqSchNite1.1, whole genome shotgun sequence DNA segment ccgtttggcccacctctactgacgagtatcagccattttaatgccctgtgcgcacaaatacaaacacagactgagcaaacagctgtttcgcgccagatttgcggcgatctcctgtccacacgctccaacttgtctgcgcagatgtggtttgaacccacagatttgagtgctttcgctcaaacctccaattccaacttccaggtttgcacacacctcaggttggtgcaaatcttctctccacacgcaacgatctgtctgcgcagatgtggacGGGCCTTAAGACGCACAGACGTGTGCCTCTACGTACAAAAGGGATCGACGCCCCATTTGTCGTTCcataggcctactgtgttttagtctttgtcacctgttgccactagtatgaccttcatctttatattactcTAAGTGCGACAAGCAACTGCAAAATAATGGGAGAAATATACAGTGAATGTAAACCCCAAGTCCTCAAAGCCATAACACTATCAGAAGTGCTGTCAGATGTTAAATTTGTCATTAGAGACATTTCATCcacacggtccataagtaaaaattatcaatataccataacaTATTCACTAGTTTATCGATATCGCAGAATTGACGTAACTTATGCTTTAAAAGGTAGAATATATTGTCACTCGTCTCACATTTTATTTGTGTGCCTTCCACATATCTCTGTAATGTATGCACGGATGAAAGcataaaacattcagacaaaacctGGATGTCTGAGTGCTAAATTTTGAGCAGACAGCTCGTTTTCGTCTTTCCATGTTGCAGCACGTCTCTCCTTCAGTGGCATGCTAATCTGGTTTAACAACAATTCAAGGATGTCTGTTTTTAAACATCAGGATCTTatggtcttcaaaatttgtttgtccttctttACTTTATTCTTCTGAAACAGTTTCTGTTGCTATCTGTACTTAAAACGATAGGCACTTTCCCAGTCCAGTAATAGTTTTGCACGAAGTCTAGCGATGTGCACATCCTGATGCTTCATACGCTTTTGCAGGGTACGagtaactgcacttaatctaaccacttcattgtCAAAGCAGGcctgtgttgacgattcagatgaatTAGGCACTGATTTGAACTGAGTTAAACTGGCTGCTTTTGTgacataggactgttttacagcttataCGGATTGCCGAACCTTTGTGGAAATTTCCTCTATGTCGTTAGGTGAGGTGGCTTATGTGGGATATCAAACAGTGTGGGTTACTGCATTCAACACGAGTTTGTTATTGCCCAcactcatgaactggttttgttcgaagtgTAAGTGAACAAAACATTATATAAAAAGATTAACAGGGTCTTTTTTCATAATGTCTTCTCACCCGCCATTCACTAGCCATTTCCTGctactaaaacgaaacattaatcaccaATACTCATGTAGTTTGCCAGCGAATCCTCACGATAGAGCTTAGTAACATGATGGTGTATActtctcagggtccttaggaatcATGCAAAAAGACAGATGaggtttcttcttcttgttgttactgcaatttattgcgctatagACGCTCcagtttgtaaaaaccattgtgcaaatcaaaataaacaattattCTTTTCCGCTTTTACATTACGCGCCGAACTCAACAGTTACTGGCTGCTTGGCGCGCCGCTGGCGCAGTAGGTAACAAAATTGAGCCGAAGTGTTAGACTGTTCGTAGACTGTGGTTTGCACTTTCCGCAAGCGCTTTTGCGCTAGTCTGTTTATACCTCCTTGGTTAGTACATTGCTGTACCCTTGAAAATGAAGCTATCTTCATATTTGGGTGGTTTTTTATGAggttagggggggggggtagatgagACTTTTTTATTTTCAAGCTTGTGTTCATTGAGATCGTAGGTTTGGGTGGGTGCTACTACCGGGTACTATAGTGCTTTGGGTCTTGGGAGTGGGTACGGTAGATCAAAGTTTGACACTGTTAGTAGTACAGTGCGAAGTAGTAGTTGACGTCCAAGAGATGTAGGCATCTGCTAAGTTAAAAGATGTATCGTCTGACGCGAATAGCATTTCAGGTTGAGCGCAAATGGTTATCATCGTCAAAGCTATGTAAAAAGCGATTCAATGCATCTAGGCGTGACTACAGTACGAAATTAAATACATCTTTTGTGACTGAACACGAGTATCGAAACCGAAGTGAAAACTTCCCTTCACTGTTGGTATGGGGTGGCGTGttttcatttttccaaagcaaggaGGAACCCGAATTAATACAAACTATCAAACGAGCAATTTTATTAATCCAGGTGTGCATCATGCGCGATACTTCGCTCACGACTAGCTTTTGTACAGTGTTCCGCACTTAGAAATTTGTTATGACATTTCTTTCTTTACAGAAAGACGAAATGAAAAAGGCAGAGCAGATGCTTCATATTGCATTAAAACTTGCTCAAGAACAACAGAACGAAGATGGTATTGTATATGTACTGGATCTTATGGCAAATTTGGCGTATGATATGAATGAGCACGATAAAGCACATAAATTATTTGTTAGCGTTATGCAGCATCTTTTCAGAAAAGGTGTGCAGCAGGATGACAATAAAATCATTCATATAAGCCTGAAACTTGCTGACAATTACCATAAACAGGGAGAAAAAAGGTAAATGCAGAGATTAGCCTACCAAATACAGGCCAATAGTGGAGAGATGGAGATGTTAATTTTTAAAGATTTGTCGACGTTTTACGTATCTTATTCCAAGTTACATAATGTACTTGCCAGTGATTTCATAAAAGGACACGCAATCGTTATGTTACCTGGTGGTATCAAATGTTaactaataaaaaagaaaagattGGCATGATTTCTTACGTGCTAAAAAAACTACTAGTCTCACCACATTAATGGATGATTACATCCCCCACCCCTGAATTTTGACAtcttgattttaaaaaaatcacatgttTTACCTTCACAGTGTTTCCTATATGTTGCTTGGTAGCTCTTTCAGGCATTTTAGTCCATTTTTTTAATACACATACCCAGTtggtgtttagattagattaatgattcattccatagacccataaaagagggaatcctcctggatgtggaacatgtcggataaacacattacaaaaatgtaattagaaaaacttgagtttcattaattttaatgatcctcagtcagtaagcagtaaaattatgtacatgaattaaatttaaacttttaatatttacacgtttaatacttacatctgctttcattaaattcatcattcagacatttgctagtttcttggcaattacaaccaagtattgtcaaaaattaaagtaaattattcatttcaatgatcctcagtcaagaacagtcagattatgtacaagatttaaaattgaaCTTCCACTATTtaaagacttaagacttacatccgctttccatacatccatcattcacacagtagataGTTACTTGGCTGTcataaccaagtattgtcaaaaattaaagtatagtaaattttcattaaaatggtctactgcacttgttgagaaactcatggatggaataggaggagttggccacaaaaaattcttttaaattatgtttaaattgtgccttgtctgaaactaaactcttaatggttgctggtttCAGTTACagcattttatttgtaatttatgtaGGTGCACTCATGTTGGGTTCCTCCTATAATCCTGATAATTCTTTGTTTGGGTCCTCACTCTAGTGACCATTTAGTTTGGTTTCAGTTGACTTTCATGGTAAATGGGAAAGTTAACATGTGTCATTTTGCCTTCCTTCTGATTATTAGACGGGCACAGCCAGAAAATGAGCTTCTGTGCTCAGTTTAGAAGCAGAGCACCAGACACTGGGAATCATGGGTCTTATTGCAATATAGATTCCCAGGAAATGACTTGTTAGTACTGTAGTGATTTAATAGCAACATTGGAAAGTGTTAGATTGCAAAGCAGATCTTACTTATTTGCCATATAAAATATTAACCACATAATAACAGTTTGCCTTCAAAGTCACAGATACTATTTATATTGTAAGTTATTGTGTCTCACGAACACAGTAAAAATTAAGGgggaagcaaaataaatatttctagaTCTATTCATCTGATTTTAAGGGTGTTTAATTCCTGAAATACAACCTGATTATTAGGAAAGAACTTTAATCATATCTGAAGGAAAATTCACTACTAACTATAAAGTCATGAGACAATTTCTGTCGTGTAATTACCTTCTGGAGGTGAAAT contains these protein-coding regions:
- the LOC126262974 gene encoding tetratricopeptide repeat protein 19 homolog, mitochondrial; this translates as MYRLTRIAFQVERKWLSSSKLCKKRFNASRRDYSTKLNTSFVTEHEYRNRSENFPSLLVWGGVFSFFQSKEEPELIQTIKRAILLIQKDEMKKAEQMLHIALKLAQEQQNEDGIVYVLDLMANLAYDMNEHDKAHKLFVSVMQHLFRKGVQQDDNKIIHISLKLADNYHKQGEKRKAEEGFKFCLENLENKLNSGVQDEDTLLLLAMTLDWYAQFVFKSGRYKDAQNLMKRAYDLSVSINGEASEQVVVLLNDLGTVSCLQGDLDAALKYLKQATAIGEKFPDMLELGSIYINLGFVYLKKQMFDEAKRACVYAREQGRRLKNKEVEDAAELCLQKIKLPEKV